The Bradyrhizobium sp. CCGB01 genome segment CCGGAGTCGCGCGTACGCGCTCGTCAAGACGCTTTGCGTCCTCACCCACAAGAATGCGCCACCGCTCCGCCCTCACGCCATCCAGGATCATCTTCGCGGCTTGCGCCGCGGTCGTGGGCGCGTCCTCGAGGAAGCTGCGGGCGCGCTCGGCGAACACCGCCTGGATGTCCTCGTCCGACATCTTGTCGGCGTCCGGCACGCCGGCCGCGACCATGCGCTTGCGGGTCAGCGCGACCTCGTCGGGATTGAGTCGCTCCGACCCGTCGGCGCTCTGCACCTTGCGCGAATTGGAGACGATCGAGGTGCCGATATGGCCGGGCATCACCACCGAGCATTTGACGTGCGGCGCGTGCAGGCGAAGGTCGTTGATCAGCGCTTCGGTAAATCCCTTCACGGCGAACTTCGCCGAGCTGTAGGCGGTGTGCGCCTGCCCCATGCCGATCGACGCCCAGAAGCCGTTGACGCTGGCGGTGTTGACGATGTGGGCCTCGTCCGCCGCCACCAGCATCGGCAGGAAGGTACGGACGCCGAGATAGACGCCGCCCCAACAGATGTTGAAGGTGCGCTCCCACTGCTCGCGCGTGTTGGTGAACAGGCTGCCGCCGCCCCCGATGCCGGCGTTGTTGAACAGCAGATGGATCTTGTCCGTCTTCTGCTGCTCGGCGAGCTCATCGCGAAAACGCTTCAGGTGATCCTCGATCGAGACGTCGGCGACATGCGTCGTGACGCGCAGGCCCTGCGGCAGCTTCTCGACCTCGCAGAGCCGTTTGGTCTCGGCCATCGCGGCCTCCGAGACGTCGCACATCGCGACATTGCAGCCCTCGGCGACGAGCTGCCGCGCGAGCTCGCGTCCCATTCCCGTGCCGCCGCCGGTGATGACGGCGATCTTTCCTGCAAAATCCTTCATGGGACTTTCGGCCCCTCCCCTTGTCGGTATGTTTCTTTCATCGCTGCGCTGTTCGCGCGAGCGCGCGCAAAATGTAGCAGCGCCGCATCCGCAGGTAAAAGCGGATCGGCGCTGCTGTTCGACATCGATTATTTCGGCGCGCGGACTATTCGGCCGCTTCGACGCGTTGACCGCCCAATGCGCCGAGCGCCTCCAGCGCCTTGCGAGTTGCGGCCTGCTGCGCGGGCGTAGCCTCCGGCATCGGCGCGCGCGGATACGTCTTCGGCAGGCCCTGGAGCGTCTGCGCGTAGCGCGTGCAGGCCGGCAGATTGTCGGCGATCACAGCGTTCCACAGCGTCAGCAGCTTCTTGTGCAGGTCGAGCGCGCGCGGATGGTCGCCCGCCTTCACCGCATCCCACAGCGCGACGGAGGCATGCGGCGCCGCGGTCAGGATCGCGGCGATCGAGCCGTGGGCCCCGAGCGTGTAGGACGGATACATGAGGGCATCGACCGCGCTGTAGATCAGCTTGTCCGGCGCCATCATCATGAGATCC includes the following:
- a CDS encoding SDR family NAD(P)-dependent oxidoreductase, with the translated sequence MKDFAGKIAVITGGGTGMGRELARQLVAEGCNVAMCDVSEAAMAETKRLCEVEKLPQGLRVTTHVADVSIEDHLKRFRDELAEQQKTDKIHLLFNNAGIGGGGSLFTNTREQWERTFNICWGGVYLGVRTFLPMLVAADEAHIVNTASVNGFWASIGMGQAHTAYSSAKFAVKGFTEALINDLRLHAPHVKCSVVMPGHIGTSIVSNSRKVQSADGSERLNPDEVALTRKRMVAAGVPDADKMSDEDIQAVFAERARSFLEDAPTTAAQAAKMILDGVRAERWRILVGEDAKRLDERVRATPEQAYDRAFYESFTQEVGWKLG